From Hymenobacter sediminicola:
ACCAGCTGAAATTCTTCGGGACTGAAATCCAGCGCGTCGTAAACGGCCGGGCTTTTGGGCTTGCCGGTCAGGTGCAGGGCCAGGTCCCAGTTGAGTAGCTGCTCGATGTCCTGGGGCTCGGAGTAAAGCGCGGCGCGGTTGGCTTTGATAAGCTCGTGGCAGCCTTCGGACGCCGGAGAGCCCAGTGGGCCGGGCACGGCCAGCACGTCCCGGTCGTAGCCCTGGGCCAGGTCGGCCGTTATCAGGGCGCCGCCTTTGCGGGCCGCTTCCACCACCACGGTTCCGTCGCAGAGACCCGCAATAATCCGGTTTCTTGAAGGGAAGTTATACTTGTCGGGCGGCGTGCCGAAGGCGAATTCCGTAAGCAAGCCACCCTGCGTGAGCATCTTCTCGGCGGTTTTGCGGTGGGCGTGGGGGTAAAGCACATCCAGCCCCGTGGCCATCACGCCCACCGTTTCCAGGCCTTCCTGCAACGCCGCCCGGTGCGCCGCAATGTCAATGCCGTAGGCCAGCCCGCTCACAATCAGGGGCCGATGCGAGGCAACTCCGCTTACTATTCGTTCTGTTTGCTCGCGGCCATAATCGGTGGCCTGGCGGGTGCCCACAATAGCCAAGGTTTTGGCTTGATTCAGATCAGCAGTGCCCTGGTAGTAGAGCAGGGTAGGTGCATCGGGCAGTTGCTTGAGCCGGGCTGGGAAGTGTTTGCTGGTGTAAAACAGCAACTGCACACCTTCCTTTTCGGCTTTGCGAATGGAGTCTTCCGCCTGCTTTAGCGCTTTGGTGCGGTCTGCGCCAGTCAGGATAGCCTCGGTAGCCGGCCCGATACCCGGAATCTTGCGCAGCTTACCCGGCGGCAGGTGCAGCACGTTTTTGGCCGAGCCGCCGTAGCTCATCAGCTGCCGCGTCAGCTGCGGCCCGATGTTAGGGAAAAGCGTTAAGGCGACTTCGTGGAGAAGGGTGTCGTCGGGAGGATGAACATTATTGGTAGAAGATGGAAGCATAGCGTCGGACGGGTTAGCAAATAATCAGCGAGCAATAATCAAAGTACCCACAGTAATGACACAAGCATAGCCCACAAGAGCGGGAAAATGCCAGCCAGAATTCCGTTTGCCCATGCGCGGTATTGGCGCTTGTGCAGGTGCCAAATCAGCAGCAGAGCTAATACAATAAATAACAGCAGAACAGTAAATGCAGCCTTAGCGTCCTCATCTGAGCTTTTGCTATAATTCGCGACACCCGCCAAGAAGGCCAGGAACATCACAACCGCTTCGGCCAACAGGGTGAGGCAGAATGCCAACAAACCGGTCCAGAATCTTTGTATCATCCCTGCGCCTTCCCAATAGCATCCAGCTCCTTCTTCATGGTCACCATGAACTTGCGGACTTTCTCCAGGCTCTGAATCACGTCGATTTTTTCCTTGAGCTGGGGGCCTTTCTGCTTGAGCATGTCGCGGGCACCGGGAATGGTGTAGCCGCGCTCCTTCACCAGATGGTAGATAGTGCGGAAAATATCCACGTCCTGGGGCGTATAGAGGCGGTTGCCCTTCTTGCTTTTGCGCGGACGCAGCTCCTCAAACTCAGTTTCCCAGAACCGGATCAGCGACGGGGCCACATTGAACTGCGCGGCTACTTCGCCAATGGTGAAGTACTGCTTCTCGATGTCGCGCTCTTTGTAGGGCATGGGGGCAGGCAGTAGCGCTAACCGGAGTAAGACGTAAGTCAGGCTTCAGCTTCGCGGATGGTGAATCGATACTCGTTTTTGGCTGGAGAAGCCGCGAAGCTCGAGCTTCGCGTGACATTTCTCACTTCTATCAAAGTCGGCTAACTTTGCCCGAAGCGCTTTTCCACCGGAAAGGCGAAAAGTAACCAAAATACCGGCCGCCGCCAATTTGGAGTGGTCCGGTTTCCACTGAACCTCCCAACTCACCAGCCACGGGCCTGGTGTTCCGCTTATGTCACTCCCTACCGCCAGCCACGTCCGCCAGCAGTTCCTGGATTTTTTCGCCTCCAAAGGCCACCACATTGTGCCCTCGGCGCCCATCGTGGTGAAGGACGACCCCACGCTGCTGTTCATCAACTCGGGCATGGCCCCGTTCAAGGATTACTTCCTCGGTAACAAGCCCGCGCCGTTCAAGCGCATTGCCGACTCCCAGAAGTGCCTGCGCGTATCGGGCAAGCACAACGACCTGGAAGAGGTAGGCTACGACACGTACCACCACACCATGTTCGAGATGCTCGGCAACTGGTCGTTTGGGGACTACTTCAAGAAGGACGCCATTGCCTGGGCCTGGGAGCTACTCACGGAGGTATACAAGCTGCCGAAAGACCGCCTCTACGTGACCTACTTTGAAGGAGACGCCGGCGACAAACTGGCGGCTGACACCGAGACGCAAGATCTGTGGCGCCAATACACCACCGACGACCGGATTCTGCCCGGCAACAAGAAGGACAACTTCTGGGAAATGGGCGATACGGGCCCTTGCGGCCCCTGCACCGAAATCCACATCGACCTGCGCGACGAGGCCGAAGTAGCCCAGAAATCGGGCCGCGAGCTGGTAAACGCCGACCACCCGCAGGTGGTGGAGGTGTGGAACAACGTATTCATGGAGTTCCAGCGCTTGGCCGATAAGAGCCTCGTAAAGCTGCCCGCTCAGCACGTAGATACCGGTATGGGCTTCGAGCGCCTGATGATGGCTGTGTCGGGCGTGAAGTCGAACTATGACACCGACGTATTCCAGCCCCTGATCCAGTTCATTGCGTCGGAAGTAGGCATGGAGTACCACGGCACGGCCCCGGCCACCGTGAACGACCAGCCGGCTACGGAGAACGAGAAGACGGATATTGCCATCCGCGTTATTGCCGACCACATCCGGACCATCAGCTTCACCATTGCCGATGGCCAGCTGCCCTCGAACGTGAAGGCCGGCTACGTAATTCGCCGGATTCTGCGCCGCGCCGTGCGCTACGCGTTTTCGTCGCTAAGCCAGAAGCAGCCGTTCCTGTATAAGATTGTGCCCATCCTGGCCGATCAGATGCGCAACATTTTTCCCGAGCTGAAAGCGCAGCAGCAGTTTGTGCAGCGCGTGATTGAGGAAGAGGAAATTGCTTTTCTCAAGACGCTCGAAAACGGCCTACGTCGCCTCGAAACGCTGGAAGAAGGCTTCCGTCAAAACGGTAACCGCATTGATGGCAAAACCGCTTTTGAGCTCTCCGATACCTTCGGCTTCCCGCTAGACCTCACCGCCCTCATTGCCCGCGAGAAGGGCCTGACGGTGGACGAGGAAGGCTTCAAGAAAGAGCTGGATGCCCAGAAAAACCGCTCCCGCAATGCCCAGGAGGCCGAGCAGAGCGACTGGACCATCGTGCGCGAATCGGAAGAGCAGCCTGCGTTTGTGGGCTACGACCAGGAGGAGGCCCCAGCCCGCATCCTGCGCTACCGCCGCACCGACCGCAAAGGCAAAACCGAGTACCAAGTGGTGCTCGATCAGACGCCGTTCTACGCCGAATCGGGCGGGCAGATTGGCGACACGGGCTACCTGGAGTCGCCGCTGAGCAAGGTGCGCGTGCTGGACACGAAGAAGGAAAACGACCTCATCGTGCATACGGTGCTGGAGCTGCCCGAAGACGTAAACGGCGAGTTCCTGGCCCGCTACGACCACGCCCGCCGCGCCCAGATTCAGCGCAACCACACCGCCACGCACTTGCTGCAGGCGGCCCTGCGCGAAGTGGTTGGCTCACACGTGGCTCAGAAAGGCTCGTTGGTAAATGAGAAGCTGCTGCGCTTCGACTTCAGCCACTTCACCAAAGTAACCGACGACCAGCTCCGCCAGGTAGAAACGCTGGTAAATGCCCGCATCCGCCAGCAAATTCCGCTGGATGAGCGCCGCAACGTGCCCATCGACGAGGCCAAAAACCTAGGCGCAACCGCCTTGTTCGGCGAGAAGTACGGCGAATTCGTGCGTGTCATCACCTTCGACCGCGACTTCTCGGTGGAGCTTTGCGGCGGCACCCACGTGCGTACCACCGGCGACATTGGTTTCTTCAAAATTACCTCGGAAAGCGCGGTAGGGGCCGGTGTACGCCGTATTGAGGCCGTAACAGCTGAAGCGGCTGAAACCTTTGTGAACCAGCAATTGGAGCTTATAGGCCAGGTGCGTGAGGCGCTGGGCAACCCGCAGCATCTCATTCCGAGCATCGAGAAGCAAACGGAAGAAATTGCTGGCCTACGCAAGCAGATTGAGCAGTTTGCCCAGCAGAGCATCAACCAGCAGAAAGACCAGCTGGTAGGCCAGGTGAAGCCGCTCAACGGCGTGAACTTCCTCGCTGCGCAAGTGCAGGCATCCTCTGCCGATGGCCTCAAGACCTTGGCCTTCAACCTGCGTCAGTCGGTACCAAATCTGGTGGCCGTGCTGGGTGCTGAAATTGATGGCAAGCCACAACTCGCCGTAATGTTGGATGATGAGCTAGCCAAAAGCGGCAAGCTCAACGCTAGCACATTGGTGCGCGAGCTGGCCAAAGATATCCAGGGTGGCGGCGGCGGTCAGCCGTTCTTCGCTACGGCCGGTGGCAAAAACGTAGGAGGGCTGGGCGCGGCCATCGGCAAGGCCGAAGAATTGGTTTCGAAATCCTTGTAAGTCAGAACATATAAGTGGTTTGGGAACGGAGGTGGCGTTGTGCCAACTAGTTCCTAATCATGTCAAGGGCTACAACAACGGGGCCGGCTGCTCTTAGCGCAGCCGGCCCCGTTGTTGTAGCCCTTACTCGTGCCTGTAAGGCTTCGCGGAGCGTTAGGCTGTCGTTTTCTTTTCGGAGATATAGTCGTTTACTACCTGTTCCAGTACCTGCAGCGGCAAGGCTCCGTTCTTCAACACGACATCGTGGAAATCACGCAGGTCGAACTGTGGCCCCAAGGCTTGCCGGGCTCGTTCACGGAGTTCCAGGATTTTCAGCATACCTACTTTGTAGGCGCAGGCCTGGCCGGGCATCACAATATACCGCTCCACTTCAGCCTCCACATCAGACTGAGCCATGCCCGTGGTGCGGCGCATGTAGCTGATAGCCTGCTCGCGGGTCCAGCGCTGGTCATGGAGGCCGGTGTCTACTACGAGGCGGGCGGCCCGGAATAGCTCGGCCCGCAGCCAGCCCAGCTTGTTATATGGGTCTTTTTCGAAGCCTAACTCCGAGGCTACCCGCTCGGCGTACAAGGCCCACCCTTCAGAATAAGCTGTGAAAGGCACTATGGTGCGGAAGGTAGGCAACCCTTGCAGTTCCTGCGCAATGCCAATCTGGAAGTGGTGGCCCGGAATGCCCTCATGGTACGCCAACGTGCGCATCCCGAATTTGGGTGTCGCTTTCACGTCGTAGAGGCTGGCGTAGAAGATGCCCGGGCGCGAACCGTCGAGTGCCGCGGGCTCGTAGTAGGCGCCGGCCGACGTTTTTTCCTTGAATACGGGCACCCGCTGCACCTTGATGCGGGCCTTCGGGCGAATACGAAACGCGCTACCCAACCCCTGGTCTACTTCGGCTAGGATACCTTGGTAATCAGCCAGGATCTGGGCGCGGCCGCTGTCCGAGTCGGGGTATAGGAACCGGGCTTCTTCGCCCAGCCGTGCCATCGTCGGCCCCACGCTGTCGGCCCCGGGCACCTGCTCGGCTTGCAGAATGGCGCGCATTTCGGCCGTGATACGGGCCACTTCGCGCAAACCCAGCGAATGAATTTCGGCGGCGCTGAGGGTAGTGGTAGTGCTGCGCTGCAGGCAGTAGGCGTAGTAGGCTTTGCCGTCCGGAAACTTCCATACGCCCGCGTCATTGGTCGAGCGAGGGCGCAACGCAGTAAAGTAGGTTATCAGTTGGCGATAGGCGGGATACACGCTGCCTTGAATATGCCGTTTGGCCTCAGCCAGCACCTCGGCCTGAGCGGCCGGGGTAAGGTCTGCGACTTTTTTTGTTTTCTCGGCCAGCGACGTATAGAGAATGTTCTGCTCCGGCTGCTGCGCCACAAAAGCCGACATTTCAGCCAGCACCTTATCAATCACGAAAGTAGGCGGCACTATGCCGCGCTGCTCCCGAATTTTCAGACCTTCCAGCACTTGCGCGAACTTGAGGCGCACGGCCGCCAGCCGCTCGTTGTAGTAGTCAGCGTCGCGGCGGTTACGTACCTGGTGCACGTTGGCCATGAAGCTCGGAAACTCGTTTTGCACCCCAAACAGCTGATTGACGGGGTAGTTGTGGTGGCGGAACGCTTCCCCGGCCGCCGCGTTGGCCATGTACCAATCGAGCACCTGGTAGTTGAGGCGGTCCTGGCCCCGCATACCAGTGGTGTCGTAGCTGTGCAAAGTTGCCCGTGTTTCGCGCAGAAACTGAAACTGCCGGTTGGTCTCGGCCTCCGAGGCGTCGTCCAGTTTCCGGTTGTGCCCCTGAATACCCAGGCCCTCTACCAGCCGCAGCCGGGAAAGCAGTTCGGGCGAGTCGAAGGCGAATTTTACAAATACCTTCTCGTAGAAGGCCCGAATAAAGAAAGGTTTGAACCAAATGGTGTTGACAGCCAACACGGCCACTAGCAGCAGCACCGCCGTGAGTGTGCGAAGGATGATTTTTTTCATGTAGTATCTGGAATAGCAGGATAGTTGAAACTGCATGCTATTTAACAGGTATATTTCGTAATTCTTATATTATGTCCGGCTGCCACTTAGCACTAAGCAAGCCGGTAGGAGCGTCGGTGAGCAGCCATCAGCAACTGGTACACTAATGGAGCCACGCACGATTACGGAAGTCATTTCGGCCCTCGACAGCATCGTGCAGCAGTGCCAGCAGCGGCGTGACCGAGCCGGCTACTTTGCGGCCCTGTATAAGCGCATGACCGTGGCAGTAGCGGAAGGCATTGCGGCTGGGGCGTTTGAAGACGGACCGCGCATGGAGCGGCTCGATGTAGCGTTTGCCCGGCGCTACCTCCAAGCCTGGCAGGCCTATCAGCAAAAAGGCGAGTGCACTGATGCCTGGGAATATGCTTTCGATGGGTGCGGTAACCAGGCCCTGACCGTGTTCCAGCATCTGGTGCTGGGCATCAACACGCACATCAACCTCGACTTGGCTATTGCCGCCGCAACCGTAGCGCCGGGGACCCAGATTCATGCCCTGCATACCGATTTCAACCGCATCAACGATGTCATCAGCTCCCTCATGGACGATGTGCAGCAGTGCTTGGAGCAGGTGTGGCTACCGATGCGTTGGCTTAAGCGTGTGGCCGCTACCCAGCAAACCGATGTGCTCAACTTCAGCATTGGCGCGGCGCGGAAGGCGGCCTGGGCCAACGCCACACTACTGGCCCACCTGCCGGCAGCGCAGCAGCCGCCACACATCCGGGCCATGGACAAAGCGGTGCATGCGCTGGCCCAGCGCATTGGCAGCCCCGGCTGGCGGTCGAGGGCGCTGCTGCAGCTTGTCCGGGCCACGGAATACGAGGACGTGGCCCGCACCATCCGGCTGATTGATACAACGGTAGTCCGGTAAAGCAGTGGCTGCGGCGGGTTGGCTGTGTAACCCTTCTGTTTCCGCCTTCACCGCTACCCTTCACGGGCGACTTTGCTCTAACCTATGGCGGCCATTCGCACGCCGGAAAGCTTTTATAAGGTCGGCCAGCAGGCAACTTTTCTCAGGCAGATAGTTTTAACTTGCAGCCCCGGCGGCCAACCCGCCCTATTTTTCTATGGACGACAGCATCAAAGCCAAATACCAGCCCGTCATCGGCCTCGAAGTGCACGCGCAGCTGCTCACGCGGAGTAAAATGTACTCTTCGGATGAAAACGAATACGGTGCGCTTCCCAATAACAATCTGAGTGTCATTACGCTGGGCCACCCCGGCACGCTGCCCCGGGTGAACTACTCGGCCGTGGAGTTTGCCATGAAAATGGGCCTGGCCACCAACTGCCAGATCCGGCGCGAAAACCTGTTTGCGCGCAAAAACTACTTCTACCCCGACCTTCCCAAGGGTTACCAGATTACGCAGGACAAAACCCCGATCTGCACCGGCGGCCACGTCGAAGTTCGTCTTTCCGATGGCTCGACCAAGAAAATAGGCATCACCCGCATCCATATGGAAGAGGATGCGGGCAAGAGCATGCACTTGGCTGGCGAAGTGGAAACCCTCGTGGACCTGAACCGGGCGGGTGTGCCGCTAATTGAAATTGTGTCGGAACCGGATATCCGCAACGCGGAGGAAGCCTATGCCTACCTGGCCGAAATCAAGAAGCTGGTGGAGTACCTGGGCATCTGCGACGGCAATATGGAGGAAGGCTCACTGCGCTGCGACGCCAACATTTCGGTGATGCTGCGCGGGGCCGACAAGTTCGGAACCAAAGTGGAGGTGAAGAACATGAACTCCTTCCGGAATGTGCAGCGCGCCATCGAATACGAAATTGAGCGGCAGATTCAGATGGTAGAGGCTGGCGAAATCATCGACAGCGAAACCCGCGGCTTCGATGCGCAAACTGGTACCACCAACGGCCAGCGCAGCAAGGAAACCATGAACGACTACCGGTACTTCCCGGAGCCCGACCTGCCACCCGTTATCATCGACGATGCCTGGCTGCACCGCGTGCAGAGCGAGTTGCCGGCCCTGCCGCAGCAGCTCTACGCCCGCTTCACCGGCGAACTGGGCCTGTCTGACTACGACGCCACGGTGCTGACGGCCGAGAAGGAACTGGCGCTGTACTTTGATGAACTGACCTGCCTTACGCCCAATGCCAAAGCTGCCGCCAACTGGGTGACGGGCCCCGTGAAAGCCTACCTGAACGAGCGGGCACTTGCCCTCGACCAGTTCCCGCTGAGCACGCAGCACCTGGCCGATATCATTCAGCTGATTGACGACAATAAAGTAGGCCACTCGGTAGCCAGCAAGCAGCTATTTCCACACCTGCTCGACAACCCAACGCAGACTGCCGCCGCCGCTGCCGAAGCGCAGGGCTTGCTGCAGCAGTCGGATGCCGGGGCACTGGAAACCATGATTCAGCAGGTGCTGGACGCAAACCCGGCCAAAGTAGCCGAGTACCGTGCCGGCAAAAAGAGCCTCACGGGCATGTTTATGGGCGAGCTAATGAAACTGACCGGCGGCAAGGCCGACCCGAAACTGGCCAACCAGCTCCTGCGCCAGAAGCTGGACGCGTAACACTGCGCCACACGCTATGCAACCGAAACCCTCCTAGCTGGTCTCCAGTGGGAGGGTTTTTTATGGGTCAGCTCAATTCCGTTGTTATGCATTCTGCTAAGCTATTCATCCTACTTGTGGCCTCCTCCTTCGCGCTGCCTGCCGCCGCCCAACGTGCTGCCCGCTCCAACTACGTAGTGCGGGGCCAGCTCACGAACGCGCCTGCGGGCACTTGGGTCTACGTAACCGATTACCTGACCGGGCAGCACGTTCCGCTCGATTCTGCCACTACCGATTCCAAAGGCCGTTTCCGGATTCGGGGCCAGGTGGCGGCACCCGGCACCTACAACCTGCGCGTGAAGGGCCAAGACCGGACAGCCGGGCTGGCACTGGCTCCCGGCAGCCGCCTGCGGGTGCGGGGTGATGCGGCGTCGCTCTGGAGTACCGGCGAGGTAACCGGTTCTGCTGAGGCTGTGTCGCTGGCTACCATGAACCGGGAGCACGCCCGCATTCTGGCACATGTAGACGCGCTGGCCCAGCGTCGGCAGACCACCACCGACACCGCCACGCTGCGGCAGATAGGGCAGGAGTGGGACACCAGCTTCGCGGCCCTCACGGCCGCCTCTCTGCGGGTGGCTAGGCAGTCGTCGTATGTTGCGCCGTTTGTGGCGGCTTCGTTTCTGAGCGGCAACGGCGCCAACGTCGCCTTTCTGGATTCGGCTACCAGCCGCTACGCACAGCAGTGGCCGGCTTCGCCCTACACCAAGCAGCTGCTGCACTACCAGGCCATGCGCCGGGCCACCACCATCGGGCAGCTTGCTCCCGAAATCAATTTGCCCACACCCGACGGCCGGCCGCTGCCGCTGAGCAGCCTGCGCGGCAAGTATGTGCTCGTGGATTTCTGGGCCAGCTGGTGCGGCCCCTGCCGGCAGGAAAATGCGGTGCTGGTGCGCACGTACCAGCAGTTCCGACCGAAAGGCTTTGAGGTGTATGGCGTGTCGGCAGATAGCAAGCCGGAGGCCTGGCTGGCCGCTATCCGGCAGGACGGCCTGCTCTGGCCACAGGTGCTGGATGTGCCTTCTGCTACCAGTGTGGCCAGCACGGTATATAATATCTATGCGTATCCAACTTCGTTTCTGCTTGATCCGCAGGGCCGGATCATTGCCAAAGACTTTCGGGGTGATGCCCTGGCCCAAAAGCTGGGAGAGCTGCTGCCTTAGGTAAGGTGGGTGCTGTCAGCAGAGTCTAGTTTTGGAAAAACCACCCTTGGATATCCCACCAGGCGGTGGTTTTTCGTTAGAAGCCGCGAACAGAGGAAGAAATGAGGTTGTTAGCTTGCCGTAGCCGGACGATTGTTCTCAATTCCGGCGAAATCGGCAACTTGCAGCTGCAACCGTTGTCTTTTGCGAAACCATTGCCGGCGGGACCGTCGGCTTTCTTACTGAATATGTTGAAAATGAAAAGTCTGCTGTTTGTTGGAGCTGTGCTGGGCATGGCCAATGCCTGCACCAAAAACACGACGCCCACCACAACTGGGGCAGCCAACACGGCTGGCTACCAGCTCAGTGGCCAACTGACTAATGCTCCTGCCGGTACGAAGGTATACTTGGCGGAACTGGGCGAAACGCAGTTCATCTCGCGCGACACCGCTACCCTCGACGAAAAAGGCCAGTTCCGCTTCACGGGCACTGTGCCGGAGCCCGGACTTTATCAGGTGAAAACCACTGACCAGAGCCAGGTATTGCTGGCCCTGAGCAACGGTAGCACCGTGGAGCTGAGCGGCGACGCTAACAAGCTGGCCGAAACCTATACCGTGAAAGGCTCCAAGGACTCGGAGTTGCTGCAGCAGCTGAACCGCACCATGCAGCAGTCGAAGGAGCAGATGGGCAAGCTGGAGGCGCGCTACAACCAGAACGCTAACGCCAACCGTACCGACTCCATGCGGGCCATTGAGCAGCAGTTCTACCTGGCCCAGGCCCGCAGCACCAATAATGTGAAGGCCCTGGTGAAGCAGAATCCCAAGTCGGTGGTATCGGCTTTCGTGGTAGCCAACCTGATTAATCCGGAGGAGCAGTTTGGCTTCGTAGATTCCATGACTACCCAGTTTAAAACCACACTGCCCGAGTCGCGCTACACCAAGGTGCTGGCGGCCAAGCTGGAGCCCATGCGCGCCACGGCAGTAGGCTCGGCCGCCCCGGAAATCAGCCTCGCGGCTCCTGATGGCAAGACATTGCCCTTGAGCAGCCTGCGCGGCAAATACGTTCTGATTGACTTCTGGGCCAGCTGGTGCGGCCCCTGCCGCCGCGAAAACCCCAACGTGGTGAAAGCCTACAATAAGTACAAAGGCAAAGGCTTCGAAATCTACGGCGTAAGCTTCGACCAGGACCGCGAAAAGTGGCTCAAAGCCATTCAGGCCGATGGCCTCACCTGGAAGCACGTTTCGGACCTGAAAGGCTGGGAAAGCGCCGCCGGCCAGACGTACAGCATCAAGTCCATTCCCGCCTCCATTCTCCTCGACCCACAGGGCCGCATCATCGGCAAAAACCTGCGCGGCGAAGCTCTGGAAGCTAAGCTGGCATCGGTGCTGAAGTAAGTGCTGGCATTTCTACAAAAAAAGGCCGGCCCCATGCGGGGCCGGCCTTTTTTATTAACACTTGCTGTCCTGTATATAATGCTGAATCAAGGAATCTTCTTGTAGGTTTCCAGAACGAGGTAGGCAATGCCTGATTGGTTGTGACCTTCTAGTTCTACTATTAAAGTTTGAGCCAAACCACTACTACTTACTCTTATAATTTATATTAATGTAATTAGTACTACTTATTTCATTTTATTCTGTAACCAAAGGACAGTAAAGAAAAAAGCGTCGTTGGTATAAGAATTAGTATTACTATGATTGTTCTTCGCAGTCTTGCATCGTATAATTTATCAAAATGAGAAATTATATGTATCCCCTTATCCTTGTAAGAAAATATAATATAATTTAAAACTATGAAAGGTGACCAGAATAGAAGCGTGGGAATTTGAGCGCGCGCCCACGCACCGACAAAGTTAGTTAACGCAATAATGTATAAACAAATTAGCAAGTTGATAGACCAGAACGATCCATCTAACAAATCATCATTTTTCATATCAGGTTTTATACGACGCGCGAGGCGGGCAATCGAATAATAAAGCAGATGATAATAGTTCATGAAACTAATATTCTAGGCGTTGATATTCTTTCAGCGTTTGCAGTTTTTCTTGGCAAAAAGAATGCTTTTCCTTCTGCGTTGTCAATGATATAATCAACTACTCCTGTGTAATCGGACGACCATACAAATCCAGCAACTACTATAACGGGTGCCGCTGGGGCTATTTCCTACAGAAACATCCGCTGCATAGACTGCCACAGCTGCTTTTTGCGGCCGGCGTCGTATTCCAGCATCTTAATTTCGCTGGCGCCGAGGAAGGCGGTGTCGCCGTAGAGTAGCACCGGCTCGTAGGGTTGGGTGGTGTACACGGCCACATCAAGGAGGTTTTTGCCGAAAGCCAGGAACTGCCTGGCCGCCAGCTGCTGGCGCAGGCTGCACAGGGCCACCGGAAACTTTTCGTGCTCCACATTCACCAGCACCACGTCTTCCATCACCAGCCGAATGGCCTTGAGGATGTTGTTGAGGAACACGTTGCGGGGTAGCTTCTTGAACTCCTCGGGCGACACGCGCACCAGAATCAGCAGGCCGTTGGGGTTGCTGCCCAGCGTGGCAAACGGAATGTGCGCCACCGGCGACTGGGTAGGCGTGGGCTGAATACGGCCCGGCTGCGAAGGCGGCGCGGCTGGGGCAGCCGGCAGTTCCGCCAGCGTTGCCACATTAAACAGCGGCCCTGCCGCCGACATATCCGCTGTGGCCACAACCGATGGCGCGGCTGCGGGAGGCACCACAGGTGGCACTGGTACGCTGGCGGGCGGAACTGGCGCTGTAGCCACCGGCACCGGGCGCGGGGCGGGAGCAGCCGGAGCAGCCGGTATATCGGGGGTAGGAGCCGCGGCCACCGGAGCAGGCGCCGGAAGTGGGGTCGCCGCCGGGGTGGGCGCTTCTGCCGCCGCCACTACGGGCGGCACGGCAGCCGCGGCGAGCTCCGGCACCACATATAGCGAAACGCCGGTGTACAGATTCTGGAAGAAGGCCAGCGAGGCGGCAGTATCCATAAGATAAGGAGCGGGTACAGAAGTAAGATACAGCCGTTTCGGAGCTAGCCGTGGTGCCCGGCCCAAGGCTTCCAGGCCCGAGCTGGCGCTACTCGATAGCAAACATGGATTTCAGCTCCGTAGCATCTTCCGGCTTCAGGCGGCCAGCCAGGAGCAGGCGGAGCTGGCGGCGGCGCAGGGCCCCCTCAAACAGGCTATGCTCCTCAGGCGTTTCCGGCACAGCTTCCGGCACATCTATCGGGCGGCCCGACTGGTCCACAGCTACAAAGGTGAAAAAGGCCTCGTTCGACTTGAATTTAGTGCCGCTCGGAATATCCTCGGCCCACACATCAATGTGCACTTCCATGCTGGAGCTGAAGGCCCGCGTCACCTGCGCCTGTAGCGTCACGACACTGCCCAGCTTGATGCCTTCCCGAA
This genomic window contains:
- a CDS encoding TlpA disulfide reductase family protein; this translates as MKSLLFVGAVLGMANACTKNTTPTTTGAANTAGYQLSGQLTNAPAGTKVYLAELGETQFISRDTATLDEKGQFRFTGTVPEPGLYQVKTTDQSQVLLALSNGSTVELSGDANKLAETYTVKGSKDSELLQQLNRTMQQSKEQMGKLEARYNQNANANRTDSMRAIEQQFYLAQARSTNNVKALVKQNPKSVVSAFVVANLINPEEQFGFVDSMTTQFKTTLPESRYTKVLAAKLEPMRATAVGSAAPEISLAAPDGKTLPLSSLRGKYVLIDFWASWCGPCRRENPNVVKAYNKYKGKGFEIYGVSFDQDREKWLKAIQADGLTWKHVSDLKGWESAAGQTYSIKSIPASILLDPQGRIIGKNLRGEALEAKLASVLK
- a CDS encoding TlpA disulfide reductase family protein, yielding MHSAKLFILLVASSFALPAAAQRAARSNYVVRGQLTNAPAGTWVYVTDYLTGQHVPLDSATTDSKGRFRIRGQVAAPGTYNLRVKGQDRTAGLALAPGSRLRVRGDAASLWSTGEVTGSAEAVSLATMNREHARILAHVDALAQRRQTTTDTATLRQIGQEWDTSFAALTAASLRVARQSSYVAPFVAASFLSGNGANVAFLDSATSRYAQQWPASPYTKQLLHYQAMRRATTIGQLAPEINLPTPDGRPLPLSSLRGKYVLVDFWASWCGPCRQENAVLVRTYQQFRPKGFEVYGVSADSKPEAWLAAIRQDGLLWPQVLDVPSATSVASTVYNIYAYPTSFLLDPQGRIIAKDFRGDALAQKLGELLP
- the gatB gene encoding Asp-tRNA(Asn)/Glu-tRNA(Gln) amidotransferase subunit GatB; translated protein: MDDSIKAKYQPVIGLEVHAQLLTRSKMYSSDENEYGALPNNNLSVITLGHPGTLPRVNYSAVEFAMKMGLATNCQIRRENLFARKNYFYPDLPKGYQITQDKTPICTGGHVEVRLSDGSTKKIGITRIHMEEDAGKSMHLAGEVETLVDLNRAGVPLIEIVSEPDIRNAEEAYAYLAEIKKLVEYLGICDGNMEEGSLRCDANISVMLRGADKFGTKVEVKNMNSFRNVQRAIEYEIERQIQMVEAGEIIDSETRGFDAQTGTTNGQRSKETMNDYRYFPEPDLPPVIIDDAWLHRVQSELPALPQQLYARFTGELGLSDYDATVLTAEKELALYFDELTCLTPNAKAAANWVTGPVKAYLNERALALDQFPLSTQHLADIIQLIDDNKVGHSVASKQLFPHLLDNPTQTAAAAAEAQGLLQQSDAGALETMIQQVLDANPAKVAEYRAGKKSLTGMFMGELMKLTGGKADPKLANQLLRQKLDA
- a CDS encoding DUF5995 family protein, which translates into the protein MEPRTITEVISALDSIVQQCQQRRDRAGYFAALYKRMTVAVAEGIAAGAFEDGPRMERLDVAFARRYLQAWQAYQQKGECTDAWEYAFDGCGNQALTVFQHLVLGINTHINLDLAIAAATVAPGTQIHALHTDFNRINDVISSLMDDVQQCLEQVWLPMRWLKRVAATQQTDVLNFSIGAARKAAWANATLLAHLPAAQQPPHIRAMDKAVHALAQRIGSPGWRSRALLQLVRATEYEDVARTIRLIDTTVVR
- a CDS encoding acyl-CoA thioesterase, producing the protein MTRKQKPVKDSFVIMTELVLPNDTNTLNNMMGGRMMHLMDIAAAVAAQKHSNRIVVTASVDNVSFREGIKLGSVVTLQAQVTRAFSSSMEVHIDVWAEDIPSGTKFKSNEAFFTFVAVDQSGRPIDVPEAVPETPEEHSLFEGALRRRQLRLLLAGRLKPEDATELKSMFAIE